In a single window of the Streptomyces sp. NBC_00094 genome:
- a CDS encoding acyltransferase — MSTLTTTVRKIEARTPAHRDRAIDGLRALALLAVPTGHWLLGGFTLSSDGAIHNASPLGTFAGLAPVSWVLQMLGIFFLVGGYASVLSYRRRKGSTGEWLKGRLARLGRPVLGVTAVWAALLPLLHFGLGVPVDSLRTASTLVVQPLWFVGVYTVVTALTPYCVRVARRLGVWAAAPLLGSVAVVDFLRYGPYADAVPSWLSLLNILPGWLFAYQLGVSWGEGRVTRRHAWTLLVGGAALFAALLLAFGYPASMVGVPGEARTNSHPPSLLVLALAAAQSGAAILLRDRLGKLLRRPALWAPVVVVNLSAMTILCWHQTAMLAAAIPGSYLGEIPGLVGAPDSVGWILARLAWMPVFAGLLVLVGRFARGFESPWAKTGPGRRVLAGLLAAGFGVFALGLA, encoded by the coding sequence ATGAGCACACTGACGACGACGGTCCGGAAGATCGAAGCCAGGACTCCCGCGCATCGCGACCGGGCGATCGACGGGCTCCGCGCCCTCGCCCTGCTCGCCGTGCCGACCGGGCACTGGCTGCTCGGCGGCTTCACCCTCTCCTCGGACGGCGCGATCCACAACGCGAGCCCGCTGGGCACCTTCGCCGGGCTCGCCCCGGTCAGCTGGGTCCTCCAGATGCTGGGGATCTTCTTCCTCGTCGGCGGCTACGCCTCCGTCCTCTCCTACCGGCGCCGCAAGGGCTCGACCGGTGAGTGGCTGAAGGGCCGGCTGGCCCGGCTCGGCCGCCCCGTGCTCGGGGTCACCGCCGTGTGGGCGGCCCTGCTCCCGCTGCTCCACTTCGGCCTCGGGGTACCCGTGGACAGCCTGCGGACCGCGTCCACACTGGTCGTCCAGCCGCTCTGGTTCGTCGGGGTCTACACGGTGGTCACCGCGCTCACCCCGTACTGCGTCCGGGTCGCCCGCCGCCTCGGGGTGTGGGCCGCGGCGCCGCTGCTCGGCTCGGTCGCCGTCGTCGACTTCCTGCGGTACGGGCCGTACGCCGACGCCGTACCGTCCTGGCTGAGCCTCCTCAACATCCTGCCCGGCTGGCTCTTCGCCTACCAGCTCGGCGTCTCCTGGGGCGAGGGCCGGGTCACCCGGCGCCACGCCTGGACCCTGCTCGTCGGCGGGGCCGCGCTCTTCGCCGCCCTCCTGCTCGCCTTCGGCTACCCGGCGTCGATGGTCGGCGTCCCGGGCGAGGCCCGCACCAACTCGCACCCGCCGTCGCTGCTCGTCCTCGCCCTCGCCGCCGCGCAGAGCGGCGCGGCGATCCTGCTCCGCGACCGGCTCGGCAAGCTCCTGAGGCGGCCCGCGCTGTGGGCCCCGGTCGTGGTGGTCAACCTGTCCGCGATGACGATCCTGTGCTGGCACCAGACGGCGATGCTCGCGGCGGCGATCCCCGGCTCGTACCTCGGGGAGATCCCCGGTCTGGTCGGCGCGCCGGACTCGGTCGGCTGGATCCTGGCCCGGCTGGCGTGGATGCCGGTCTTCGCCGGACTGCTCGTCCTCGTGGGGCGGTTCGCGCGGGGCTTCGAGTCCCCGTGGGCGAAGACCGGGCCGGGCCGCCGCGTACTGGCGGGGCTCCTGGCGGCCGGCTTCGGGGTCTTCGCCCTGGGGCTCGCGTGA
- a CDS encoding serine hydrolase — translation MPSLASIENWPVPTAAAAVVRADGTLAGAHGPTGQRFPLASVTKPLAAYAVLVAYEEGAIDLDEPAGPEGATVRHLLAHTSGLAFDENRVMAAPGTRRIYSNTGFEALGDHVAKATDIPFAEYLHQAVLEPLGMVSTTLEGSPAKDGVSTVDDLVRFAAEVQAPRLLDARTVLDAMTVTHPGLTGILPGYGHQRPNDWGLGFEIRDGKSPHWTGATSSPRTFGHFGQSGTFLWVDPDARAACVALTDRPFGPWAVEAWPPFTDAVLAELRAS, via the coding sequence GTGCCGAGCCTGGCGTCGATCGAGAACTGGCCCGTCCCCACCGCGGCCGCCGCCGTCGTCCGTGCGGACGGCACCCTGGCCGGGGCGCACGGCCCCACCGGGCAGCGCTTCCCCCTCGCCTCCGTCACCAAGCCGCTCGCGGCGTACGCCGTCCTCGTCGCGTACGAGGAGGGGGCGATCGACCTCGACGAGCCGGCCGGGCCCGAGGGCGCGACCGTCCGCCACCTGCTGGCCCACACCTCGGGGCTGGCCTTCGACGAGAACCGGGTCATGGCGGCGCCCGGCACCCGCCGGATCTACTCCAACACCGGCTTCGAGGCGCTCGGCGACCACGTCGCCAAGGCGACCGACATCCCCTTCGCCGAGTACCTCCACCAGGCGGTCCTGGAGCCGCTCGGCATGGTGTCGACGACCCTGGAGGGCTCGCCCGCCAAGGACGGCGTGTCGACCGTCGACGACCTGGTGCGGTTCGCCGCCGAGGTGCAGGCGCCGCGGCTGCTCGACGCCCGCACCGTCCTGGACGCCATGACCGTCACGCACCCCGGTCTGACCGGCATCCTGCCCGGATACGGGCACCAGCGGCCGAACGACTGGGGGCTCGGCTTCGAGATCCGCGACGGCAAGTCGCCGCACTGGACGGGCGCCACGTCCTCGCCGCGGACCTTCGGGCACTTCGGGCAGTCCGGAACCTTCCTGTGGGTCGACCCGGACGCGCGCGCCGCGTGCGTGGCCCTCACCGACCGGCCCTTCGGGCCGTGGGCGGTCGAGGCCTGGCCGCCGTTCACGGACGCGGTCCTCGCGGAGCTGCGCGCCTCCTGA
- a CDS encoding alpha/beta hydrolase has product MRRLTRTLTTVALVAAVIAGTAGWASGDAQEAVTGAPAGTEAWRAAGLPDPERTSPAEVARFFAGLGPVRQGELARTHPTVVGNLDGVPPALRYEANGRAAQDRFAGARVLALDPRGRGQVALVYGDLARAEHVAVVVPGSDTDLDHVQSLADMARSLHRATGGRTAVVAWAGYTTPVGVGLDAATGRLAEAGADRLTRFVDGLAAVRPAGAAEPSVFCHSYGSVVCGLAAHGLKAKDLVVFGSPGMRAGNVAELGTSARVWAAKDPTDWIDRIPNVELAGLGHGADPTDPEFGARRVPAEDATGHGGYFAAGTSSLRTFATIAEGDVR; this is encoded by the coding sequence ATGCGCCGCTTGACGAGGACCCTGACCACCGTGGCCCTGGTGGCCGCCGTGATCGCCGGGACGGCCGGCTGGGCGTCCGGGGACGCCCAGGAGGCCGTCACCGGCGCGCCGGCCGGGACGGAGGCGTGGCGGGCCGCGGGGCTGCCGGACCCCGAGCGGACGAGCCCGGCCGAGGTCGCGCGCTTCTTCGCGGGGCTCGGTCCCGTACGACAGGGGGAGCTGGCCCGCACGCACCCCACCGTCGTCGGGAACCTCGACGGCGTCCCCCCGGCCCTGCGGTACGAGGCCAACGGCCGTGCCGCGCAGGACCGGTTCGCCGGGGCGCGGGTCCTGGCCCTCGACCCGCGCGGCCGGGGGCAGGTCGCCCTCGTGTACGGGGACCTGGCGCGGGCCGAGCACGTGGCCGTGGTCGTGCCCGGCTCCGACACCGACCTCGACCACGTCCAGTCGCTCGCCGACATGGCGCGGTCCCTGCACCGGGCGACCGGCGGCCGTACCGCGGTCGTCGCCTGGGCCGGGTACACGACCCCCGTCGGCGTCGGTCTGGACGCGGCCACCGGCCGGCTCGCCGAGGCCGGGGCGGACCGCCTGACCCGGTTCGTGGACGGTCTGGCGGCCGTCAGGCCCGCCGGGGCGGCCGAGCCGTCCGTGTTCTGCCACAGCTACGGCTCCGTCGTCTGCGGCCTCGCCGCCCACGGCCTGAAGGCGAAGGACCTCGTGGTCTTCGGCTCCCCCGGGATGCGCGCCGGGAACGTCGCCGAACTCGGCACCTCCGCCCGCGTCTGGGCGGCGAAGGACCCCACCGACTGGATCGACCGGATCCCGAACGTCGAGCTCGCGGGGCTCGGGCACGGCGCCGACCCCACCGACCCGGAGTTCGGGGCGCGTCGGGTCCCGGCCGAGGACGCCACCGGCCACGGCGGCTACTTCGCGGCCGGCACCAGCTCCCTCCGTACCTTCGCGACGATCGCCGAGGGAGACGTCCGATGA
- a CDS encoding cell wall metabolism sensor histidine kinase WalK: MRPFGLRTRLVLAFLLVAAVGCGTTAALTYRAARSAILEQAQDTAVSAFREQVEGLTSALPVDPETLRMQLLQIARQGKPRPWRVYAEYGSVRVSSTDRPTSTVITPELRARATSQDTPHSSFQRVVKNGTPYLTIAVPALFHAFSAEDPAQPTGLVLYAVMDLNEEEANVEAMVAAARDGALPALAVALIPALIAARGVLRPVRELRLAAHSMGRGRLDTRIQAKGSDELSDLARTFNESAAALERSVAELRHAEARARRFASDVSHELRTPLAGMLAVTEVLDEDAGSLDSDTARAVRLISAETVKLAVLVEDLMEISRFDARAAELHTDEVDAADCVRKTLQHRHWTDPAQVVPYLTEGIRARLDPRRFDVVVANLVGNALRHGAAPVTVRLYEEGDLLVTEIADRGPGIHPDVLPHVFDRFYKADPARTRSTGSGLGLAITLENVRLHGGTVEAANRPDGGAVFTVRMPL, translated from the coding sequence CTGCGGCCCTTCGGGCTGCGTACGCGGCTCGTGCTCGCGTTCCTCCTCGTCGCAGCCGTCGGCTGCGGCACCACCGCCGCCCTCACCTACCGCGCCGCCCGCAGCGCCATCCTCGAACAGGCCCAGGACACCGCCGTCTCGGCCTTCCGCGAGCAGGTCGAGGGGCTCACCTCGGCCCTGCCCGTCGACCCCGAGACCCTGCGGATGCAGCTTCTCCAGATCGCCCGGCAGGGCAAGCCCCGCCCCTGGCGCGTCTACGCCGAGTACGGCTCCGTCCGCGTCTCCTCCACCGACCGTCCCACCTCCACCGTCATCACCCCCGAGCTACGGGCCCGCGCCACCTCCCAGGACACCCCGCACAGCAGCTTCCAGCGCGTCGTCAAGAACGGCACCCCGTACCTGACGATCGCCGTCCCCGCCCTCTTCCACGCCTTCTCGGCCGAGGACCCCGCCCAGCCCACCGGCCTCGTCCTCTACGCCGTCATGGACCTGAACGAGGAGGAGGCGAACGTCGAGGCGATGGTCGCCGCCGCCCGGGACGGAGCCCTCCCCGCCCTCGCCGTCGCCCTGATCCCCGCGCTCATCGCCGCCCGCGGCGTCCTCCGTCCCGTACGGGAGCTGCGCCTCGCGGCCCACAGCATGGGACGCGGCCGCCTCGACACCCGGATCCAGGCCAAGGGCAGCGACGAACTCTCCGACCTGGCCCGCACCTTCAACGAGTCCGCCGCCGCGCTCGAACGGTCCGTCGCCGAACTCCGCCACGCCGAGGCCCGCGCCCGCCGCTTCGCCTCCGACGTCTCGCACGAGCTGCGCACCCCGCTCGCCGGGATGCTCGCCGTCACCGAGGTCCTCGACGAGGACGCCGGAAGCCTCGACAGCGACACCGCCCGCGCCGTCCGGCTGATCAGCGCCGAGACCGTCAAACTGGCGGTGCTCGTGGAGGACCTGATGGAGATCTCCCGCTTCGACGCGCGCGCCGCCGAGCTCCACACGGACGAGGTCGACGCCGCCGACTGCGTCCGCAAGACCCTCCAGCACCGGCACTGGACCGACCCGGCGCAGGTCGTCCCGTACCTCACCGAGGGGATCAGGGCGCGGCTCGACCCGCGCCGCTTCGACGTCGTCGTCGCCAACCTCGTCGGCAACGCGCTGCGGCACGGCGCCGCGCCGGTGACGGTCCGGCTGTACGAGGAGGGGGACCTGCTGGTGACGGAGATCGCCGACCGGGGCCCGGGCATCCACCCGGACGTCCTGCCGCACGTCTTCGACCGCTTCTACAAGGCGGACCCGGCCCGGACGCGGTCGACGGGCAGCGGTCTCGGCCTGGCGATCACCCTGGAGAACGTACGGCTGCACGGAGGCACGGTGGAGGCGGCCAACCGGCCCGACGGAGGCGCCGTCTTCACCGTGAGGATGCCCCTGTGA
- a CDS encoding aldo/keto reductase, with amino-acid sequence MTRIDTVRLGGRAVDGRGPEIGVQGFGAMGISEFYGDTDEAAARDTLDAALEAGVTLIDTADIYGSGANEEFLAPFLAAHREDVTLATKFAIERRADDPAYRAVRNDPAYVKRAAEASLRRLGVETIDLYYMHRRDPEIPFAESVGAMAELVREGKVRFLGLSEVTGPELREAHAVHPIAALQSEWSLFSRDVERSAVGAAAELGVTFVPYSPLGRGFLTGAFADAGKDLSGGDFRKHQPRFTGENAERNAALLDPVRKIAAAHGATPAQIALAWVQQRSAVHGLTVVPIPGTRKRSRLEENAAATRITLTAAELAELEPIAGLVAGDRYPDMSATSLAREV; translated from the coding sequence ATGACCAGGATCGACACCGTACGGCTCGGCGGCCGGGCCGTCGACGGCCGAGGGCCGGAGATCGGCGTCCAGGGCTTCGGGGCCATGGGCATCAGCGAGTTCTACGGCGACACCGACGAGGCCGCCGCCCGCGACACCCTCGACGCGGCCCTGGAGGCCGGCGTCACCCTCATCGACACCGCCGACATCTACGGGAGCGGCGCCAACGAGGAGTTCCTCGCGCCCTTCCTCGCCGCCCACCGCGAGGACGTCACCCTCGCCACCAAGTTCGCCATCGAGCGGCGTGCCGACGACCCGGCGTACCGCGCCGTCCGCAACGATCCCGCCTACGTCAAGCGGGCCGCGGAGGCGAGCCTGCGCCGCCTCGGCGTCGAGACCATCGACCTCTACTACATGCACCGCCGCGACCCGGAGATCCCGTTCGCCGAGTCCGTCGGCGCGATGGCCGAGCTCGTCCGGGAGGGCAAGGTCCGCTTCCTGGGGCTGAGCGAGGTGACCGGGCCCGAGCTGCGCGAGGCCCACGCGGTGCACCCGATCGCTGCCCTCCAGTCGGAGTGGTCGCTCTTCTCCCGCGACGTGGAGCGCAGCGCCGTCGGCGCCGCCGCCGAGCTCGGCGTGACGTTCGTCCCGTACTCGCCGCTCGGCCGGGGCTTCCTGACCGGGGCGTTCGCGGACGCCGGCAAGGACCTGTCGGGCGGCGACTTCCGCAAGCACCAGCCCCGGTTCACCGGCGAGAACGCGGAGCGGAACGCGGCCCTGCTCGACCCGGTCCGGAAGATCGCCGCCGCGCACGGCGCGACCCCCGCGCAGATCGCGCTCGCCTGGGTGCAGCAGCGGTCCGCCGTGCACGGTCTGACGGTCGTCCCGATCCCCGGCACCCGCAAGCGCTCCCGCCTGGAGGAGAACGCCGCCGCCACCCGGATCACCCTCACCGCGGCGGAACTGGCCGAACTGGAGCCGATCGCGGGCCTGGTGGCGGGCGACCGGTACCCGGACATGAGCGCCACCTCCCTGGCCCGCGAGGTCTGA
- a CDS encoding Ig-like domain-containing protein: MLPIRTSRSARPFLAAVALGVSLTACSAQAASGPGSSTTQAPASAAAPAKVTVVDPAAGRPVSVTASGGTLATVKVTDAEGGVLTGRTGAGGTSWTSDRKAVPGASYTVEVVSRTADGREATARSSFETAEPGEVNKLTLAPGKNTTVGIGHPLSIVFDLPVTRKADVERQLKVTTSNATEGSWGWVKDYSGRDRADWRPREYWKPGTRVTLEADLNGTDSGGGWFVRDYRTGFTVGAAQVVKVDLDRRKLTVERDGRAVRTIPVSGGTPGGDKRSWRGTAVLMAKEGTINMNSETVGLGDAYDKMVDYSMRLTWSGMYAHAAPWNAAYFGKANKSSGCIGMSDENAASFYASVNVGDPFEITGRDTKGTVAEGNGYGAWNLSWEQWRAKSALG; encoded by the coding sequence GTGCTGCCGATACGCACATCCCGTTCCGCCCGTCCCTTCCTCGCGGCCGTCGCCCTGGGCGTCTCGCTCACCGCGTGTTCCGCCCAGGCGGCGAGCGGCCCCGGCTCTTCGACGACGCAGGCCCCGGCATCGGCGGCGGCCCCGGCGAAGGTGACGGTCGTGGACCCGGCGGCCGGCCGGCCGGTCTCGGTGACGGCCTCGGGCGGCACGCTCGCGACGGTGAAGGTCACCGACGCGGAGGGCGGGGTGCTCACCGGCCGTACGGGGGCGGGCGGGACGAGCTGGACGTCGGACCGGAAGGCGGTGCCGGGCGCCTCGTACACGGTGGAGGTGGTCTCCCGTACCGCCGACGGCAGGGAGGCGACGGCCCGGTCCTCCTTCGAGACGGCGGAGCCGGGCGAGGTCAACAAGCTGACGCTGGCGCCCGGGAAGAACACGACGGTGGGCATCGGGCACCCCCTGTCGATCGTCTTCGACCTGCCGGTGACACGGAAGGCGGACGTGGAGCGGCAGTTGAAGGTCACCACCTCGAACGCCACCGAGGGTTCCTGGGGCTGGGTCAAGGACTACTCGGGCCGGGACCGGGCGGACTGGCGGCCCAGGGAGTACTGGAAGCCGGGCACGAGGGTCACCCTCGAAGCGGACCTGAACGGCACCGACTCGGGCGGCGGCTGGTTCGTACGGGACTACCGCACCGGCTTCACCGTCGGCGCCGCGCAGGTCGTCAAGGTCGACCTGGACCGGCGGAAGCTGACCGTGGAGCGGGACGGGCGCGCGGTCCGCACGATCCCGGTCTCGGGCGGCACGCCGGGCGGCGACAAGCGGTCCTGGCGGGGCACGGCCGTCCTGATGGCGAAGGAGGGCACCATCAACATGAACTCGGAGACGGTGGGCCTCGGCGACGCCTACGACAAGATGGTCGACTACTCGATGCGGCTGACCTGGTCGGGCATGTACGCGCACGCGGCCCCGTGGAACGCGGCGTACTTCGGCAAGGCCAACAAGAGCTCCGGCTGCATCGGCATGAGCGACGAGAACGCCGCGTCCTTCTACGCCTCGGTGAACGTCGGCGACCCCTTCGAGATCACCGGCCGCGACACCAAGGGCACGGTCGCGGAGGGCAACGGCTACGGGGCGTGGAACCTGAGCTGGGAGCAGTGGAGGGCGAAGAGCGCGCTCGGCTGA
- the murJ gene encoding murein biosynthesis integral membrane protein MurJ: MTATLAEHAVPRKAAPSALRSGALMAAGSLVSRATGFVRASVVAAALGAATVADGYAVGNSVPTIVYMLLLGGALNAVFVPELVKAAKEHEDGGVAYTDRLLTLCALALTVLTAAAVLAAPLIVDTYTDYSGPQREMTVAFAQACLPQILFLGLFTLLGQVLNARGRFGAMMWTPVLNNVVVVAVFALFLVISDGGELTSGETALLGWGTTAGIALQALALLPSLRAAGFRWRPRFDWRGSGLAAPLRAAGWLVLLVLTNQGAYWVTTWLATSAGTTTEGGSGLAAYNNAYLLWTVPHGIVTVSLVTALLPRMSGAAADGDLAGVRRDVAYAQRTSAAAVVPAACALLALAVPLMTVVFGYGATDGDDIRAMSWILMAFAPGLVALSGQYVCTRAFYALRDTRTPFLLNLVIAGLNAGLSVAAYQWLPAHWAVAGMAAGYSLALWVGWGLTAYVLGRRLRGASDGSGGGDDGTGSGLGRLLLAAVPAAGYGLFIADLTGPAGAVAAGLAGGLGVFAVFAFLARPLRLVEVRALLAAGATRLRARRA; the protein is encoded by the coding sequence ATGACGGCCACCCTCGCCGAGCACGCCGTACCGAGGAAGGCCGCGCCGTCCGCGCTCCGCTCCGGCGCGCTCATGGCCGCCGGCTCGCTCGTCTCCCGCGCCACCGGCTTCGTCCGCGCCTCCGTCGTCGCCGCCGCGCTCGGCGCGGCCACCGTCGCCGACGGCTACGCGGTCGGCAACTCCGTCCCCACCATCGTCTACATGCTGCTGCTCGGCGGCGCCCTCAACGCCGTCTTCGTCCCCGAACTGGTCAAGGCCGCCAAGGAACACGAGGACGGCGGCGTCGCCTACACCGACCGCCTCCTCACCCTCTGCGCGCTCGCCCTCACCGTCCTCACCGCCGCCGCCGTGCTCGCCGCGCCGCTGATCGTCGACACGTACACCGACTACTCCGGCCCGCAGCGGGAGATGACGGTCGCCTTCGCCCAGGCCTGCCTGCCCCAGATCCTCTTCCTCGGCCTCTTCACCCTCCTCGGCCAAGTCCTCAACGCCCGGGGACGGTTCGGCGCCATGATGTGGACCCCGGTCCTCAACAACGTGGTCGTCGTCGCCGTCTTCGCCCTCTTCCTCGTCATCAGCGACGGCGGCGAGCTCACCTCCGGCGAGACCGCGCTCCTCGGCTGGGGCACCACCGCCGGCATCGCCCTCCAGGCACTCGCCCTCCTGCCCTCGCTGCGCGCCGCCGGCTTCCGCTGGCGCCCCCGCTTCGACTGGCGCGGCAGCGGCCTCGCCGCGCCGCTGCGCGCGGCCGGCTGGCTGGTGCTGCTCGTCCTCACCAACCAGGGCGCGTACTGGGTGACCACCTGGCTCGCCACCTCCGCGGGCACCACCACCGAAGGCGGCTCGGGCCTCGCCGCGTACAACAACGCCTACCTGCTGTGGACCGTCCCGCACGGCATCGTCACCGTCTCCCTCGTCACCGCGCTGCTGCCCCGGATGAGCGGCGCCGCCGCCGACGGCGACCTCGCGGGCGTCCGCCGGGACGTCGCCTACGCACAGCGGACCAGCGCGGCGGCGGTCGTCCCCGCGGCCTGCGCGCTCCTCGCGCTCGCCGTCCCGCTGATGACGGTGGTCTTCGGGTACGGGGCGACCGACGGCGACGACATCCGCGCGATGTCCTGGATCCTGATGGCCTTCGCGCCCGGCCTCGTCGCCCTCTCCGGCCAGTACGTGTGCACCCGCGCCTTCTACGCCCTGCGCGACACCCGCACCCCGTTCCTGCTCAACCTGGTGATCGCCGGCCTCAACGCCGGGCTCTCGGTGGCCGCGTACCAGTGGCTTCCGGCCCACTGGGCCGTCGCGGGCATGGCCGCCGGCTACTCGCTCGCCCTGTGGGTCGGCTGGGGCCTCACGGCGTACGTCCTCGGGCGGCGGCTGCGGGGCGCCTCCGACGGGAGCGGTGGCGGCGACGACGGTACGGGCTCCGGCCTCGGGCGGCTCCTCCTCGCCGCCGTACCGGCCGCCGGGTACGGCCTGTTCATCGCCGACCTGACCGGCCCGGCCGGCGCCGTCGCCGCCGGACTCGCCGGAGGCCTCGGCGTCTTCGCCGTCTTCGCCTTCCTCGCCCGCCCCCTCCGCCTCGTCGAGGTGCGGGCCCTCCTCGCGGCCGGCGCCACCCGCCTCCGAGCCCGCAGAGCCTGA
- a CDS encoding response regulator transcription factor, with protein sequence MPRVLLIEDDPSVREGVELGLRRRGHEVRTAPTGEAGLAALGEFRPDLLLLDLMLPGMNGVQVCRQVRETSQLPIIMLTARGDDFDVVIGLEAGADDYIVKPARTEVIEARIRAVLRRIEEPGTGRPAVEFHGELAIDRAGITVAKAGERIALAPSELKLLLHLTAAPEQVFSRQQLLEHVWEHSYHGDARLVDACVRRLRHKIEDTPGEPRYIQTLRGFGYRFGPL encoded by the coding sequence ATGCCCCGCGTGCTCCTCATCGAAGACGACCCCTCCGTCCGCGAAGGCGTCGAGCTCGGACTCCGGCGCCGCGGGCACGAGGTGCGCACCGCGCCCACCGGGGAGGCCGGGCTCGCCGCCCTCGGGGAGTTCCGGCCTGACCTGCTCCTGCTCGACCTGATGCTCCCCGGCATGAACGGCGTCCAGGTCTGCCGCCAGGTCCGGGAGACCAGCCAGCTGCCGATCATCATGCTCACCGCCCGCGGCGACGACTTCGACGTCGTCATCGGCCTGGAGGCCGGCGCCGACGACTACATCGTCAAGCCCGCCCGTACCGAGGTCATCGAGGCGCGGATACGGGCCGTGCTGCGGCGCATCGAGGAGCCGGGCACGGGCCGGCCCGCCGTCGAGTTCCACGGCGAGCTCGCCATCGACCGGGCCGGGATCACCGTCGCCAAGGCGGGGGAGCGGATCGCCCTCGCGCCCTCCGAGCTGAAGCTGCTGCTGCACCTCACGGCCGCGCCCGAGCAGGTCTTCAGCCGGCAGCAACTCCTCGAACACGTCTGGGAGCACAGCTACCACGGCGACGCCCGCCTGGTCGACGCCTGCGTCCGCCGGCTGCGCCACAAGATCGAGGACACCCCCGGCGAACCCCGCTACATCCAGACCCTCCGCGGCTTCGGCTACCGCTTCGGACCGCTGTGA
- a CDS encoding MerR family transcriptional regulator, producing MSVIASTATGTSGTRAHYTISEVAALTGLSAHTLRWYERIGLMPHVDRSHTGQRRFSERDLGWLAFVGKLRLTGMPVADMVRYAELVREGDHTREERRALLETTRRDVLTRITELQDTLAVLDIKISHYGTVCGGTPT from the coding sequence ATGAGCGTGATCGCGAGCACGGCCACAGGCACGAGCGGAACCCGGGCGCACTACACCATCAGCGAGGTCGCCGCCCTGACCGGCCTCTCGGCGCACACCCTGCGCTGGTACGAGCGGATCGGCCTGATGCCGCACGTCGACCGCTCGCACACCGGCCAGCGCCGTTTCTCCGAGCGTGACCTCGGCTGGCTGGCCTTCGTCGGCAAGCTGCGGCTCACCGGGATGCCGGTCGCCGACATGGTCCGGTACGCCGAGCTCGTACGCGAGGGCGATCACACCCGGGAGGAACGCCGGGCACTCCTGGAGACCACCCGGCGGGACGTCCTCACCCGGATCACCGAGCTCCAGGACACGCTCGCCGTGCTCGACATCAAGATCAGCCATTACGGGACCGTCTGCGGAGGTACACCGACATGA
- a CDS encoding peptidoglycan bridge formation glycyltransferase FemA/FemB family protein encodes MSALLMTAAPTDRRAPVGPVRLGPVTPEAYRAFLASRSTGADGPSFLQLPSWAQVKDGWSHQLIGWGPEYGPLAGVALVLLRPFPGTRKYFAYLPEGPVADWSDPDLDGWLSPLLGHLRASGVFAVRIGPGPAYRRWTAATAKAATGPGRRLADVLADEVDPLGTAVTERLRARGWRKCGGDSEDGADAQPRHVFQVPLAGRSTDDLWAGLNQEWRRNVRKAGKSGVEVTIGSAVDLPEFYRLLRVTEERDGFRLGRSLAYYERQYAVLNAEQPGRMRLYLARHEGEILAAHTMVTVGSRVWYQTGASADHRREVRPSNALQWRMMLDAHALGAAVYDLRGVPSTLDPGDRAHGLLRWKLGTGGQIVETLGEWEIPMQGTTNQTLYRAFSAYLARR; translated from the coding sequence GTGTCTGCGCTGCTCATGACGGCCGCACCCACCGACCGCCGCGCCCCCGTGGGCCCGGTCCGGCTCGGTCCCGTGACCCCCGAGGCGTACCGGGCGTTCCTCGCCTCCCGGTCCACCGGGGCGGACGGCCCCAGCTTCCTCCAACTCCCCTCCTGGGCCCAGGTGAAGGACGGCTGGAGCCACCAACTCATCGGCTGGGGGCCCGAATACGGCCCGCTGGCCGGAGTCGCCCTCGTCCTGCTCCGTCCCTTCCCCGGCACCCGCAAGTACTTCGCCTACCTCCCCGAGGGGCCCGTCGCCGACTGGTCCGACCCCGACCTGGACGGCTGGCTCTCCCCGCTCCTCGGCCATCTGCGCGCCTCCGGCGTCTTCGCCGTCCGCATCGGACCCGGCCCCGCGTACCGCCGCTGGACCGCCGCCACCGCCAAGGCCGCCACCGGGCCCGGCCGCCGCCTCGCCGACGTCCTCGCCGACGAGGTCGACCCGCTCGGCACCGCCGTCACCGAGCGCCTCAGGGCCCGCGGCTGGCGCAAGTGCGGCGGCGACTCCGAGGACGGCGCCGACGCCCAGCCCCGCCACGTCTTCCAGGTCCCGCTCGCCGGCCGCTCCACCGACGACCTGTGGGCCGGCCTCAACCAGGAGTGGCGGCGCAACGTCCGCAAGGCCGGCAAGTCCGGTGTCGAGGTCACCATCGGCTCCGCCGTCGACCTGCCCGAGTTCTACCGGCTGCTCCGCGTCACCGAGGAGCGCGACGGCTTCCGGCTCGGCCGCTCCCTCGCGTACTACGAGCGCCAGTACGCCGTCCTCAACGCCGAACAGCCCGGCCGCATGCGGCTCTACCTGGCCCGCCACGAGGGCGAGATACTCGCCGCCCACACCATGGTCACCGTCGGATCCCGCGTCTGGTACCAGACCGGCGCCTCCGCCGACCACCGCCGCGAGGTCCGCCCCTCCAACGCCCTCCAGTGGCGCATGATGCTCGACGCCCACGCCCTCGGCGCCGCCGTCTACGACCTCCGCGGGGTACCCTCCACCCTCGATCCGGGCGACCGCGCCCACGGGCTCCTGCGCTGGAAGCTCGGCACGGGCGGACAGATCGTCGAGACGTTGGGGGAGTGGGAGATTCCGATGCAGGGCACGACCAACCAGACGCTGTACCGCGCCTTCTCGGCGTATCTGGCCCGCCGATGA